In the genome of Coraliomargarita algicola, one region contains:
- a CDS encoding adenosine kinase — protein MNATATIIGIGSPIVDAIAPVEESFIAQIDGAKGGMVLVDAPTISGLIESLPQAATAAPGGSAGNTLFALARMGVSTSFLGKTGNCPQGDFYRDRFTQLGGDSSRFKIGNVPNGRCLSLVTPDGERTMRTDLGAAMTLAPEEISPADFAGCEHAHIEGYLLFNEALMRRVLESAKEAGCTISLDLASFEVVNATKNILPELLSEYVDIVFANEEEGSAYTGISDDYPAMALQLAELCDIAVVKVGAHGSYVAQGAQVQKIDPMHAAQVIDTTGAGDLWAAGFLYGWSQQRPLAECAKIGSILGAAVVQEQGSSLPEHVWQDILASID, from the coding sequence ATGAATGCAACAGCTACTATCATCGGAATCGGCAGCCCTATCGTGGACGCCATCGCACCAGTTGAAGAATCTTTTATCGCACAAATTGACGGGGCGAAAGGCGGCATGGTGCTCGTCGATGCTCCCACCATTTCCGGTTTAATCGAAAGCTTACCCCAAGCCGCCACCGCAGCCCCAGGTGGCTCGGCAGGCAACACACTCTTCGCGCTCGCCCGCATGGGTGTTTCCACTAGTTTTCTGGGCAAAACGGGCAACTGTCCTCAAGGCGATTTCTATCGAGACCGTTTCACTCAACTTGGTGGAGACAGCTCCCGCTTCAAGATTGGTAATGTGCCCAATGGGCGTTGCCTCTCACTCGTCACACCCGATGGCGAACGCACCATGCGCACCGACCTCGGTGCCGCCATGACGCTTGCCCCTGAAGAAATCTCGCCCGCTGACTTTGCTGGCTGCGAACATGCCCACATCGAAGGCTATCTCCTATTTAACGAAGCCCTCATGCGCCGTGTGCTTGAATCCGCCAAAGAGGCGGGCTGCACCATCAGTCTGGATCTCGCCAGCTTCGAAGTCGTCAATGCCACCAAGAACATACTTCCCGAATTACTGAGTGAGTATGTCGACATCGTATTCGCCAACGAAGAAGAAGGCAGCGCCTATACCGGCATCAGCGACGACTACCCGGCCATGGCACTCCAATTAGCCGAGCTCTGCGATATCGCCGTCGTCAAAGTGGGCGCTCACGGCTCCTACGTGGCCCAAGGAGCACAGGTCCAAAAGATTGACCCCATGCACGCCGCCCAAGTCATCGACACCACCGGAGCTGGCGATCTTTGGGCCGCGGGCTTCCTTTACGGCTGGTCCCAGCAACGCCCGCTTGCAGAATGCGCAAAAATCGGCTCAATCCTCGGTGCCGCGGTCGTCCAAGAACAAGGCAGCAGCCTACCCGAACACGTGTGGCAAGACATACTCGCCAGCATCGACTAG
- a CDS encoding ArnT family glycosyltransferase: MRSSSHSTTLLLPGQLRLILAIALVHVVVWFSYYSQLPAGQYPDEAARETLQAAQNLAIGLPTQTSGNTLYTYTLSILARFFESSESLVIAARTLNALALILSTGYCASAAGRYWRRNRTVWIAGLLVGLNPVLVFWAGQISPSLLATACMSVALWRMLRWLRRPKARDSVGVSIYLTLAAAFETCLLPLPLVWPLLAFLYPHRKRVMHGILALAPPILLLGFVLVSSLQLQSPLLWNFDQIGTGIYKALGNLEGYDGRSFALYRELHLILLFNPIHWGLLLILAGLGMYARLKDGHRGDNILLAVSILALFALSSALNEGGSQARATLIPLLSLFAAGISLLPKIWRRASQRTRRKIQVGTILLALFAYAGHFTEDQSQTWERDYIYLAEANIQLGNNDRASTWAEKALEINPNNTEMQEVIVMAQFNDWAMGTRQRSLPIEDIKAYQETSQPNTASATTQAIYAIYKYKLRELEAAQAIWKLQRDASALALLCLYWTGQIAEITPGEAKAYEGQPYYELLRDAIKVNRNALEYGNTEKLLDNILAFAY; the protein is encoded by the coding sequence ATGCGCAGCAGTAGTCACAGCACCACTCTCCTTCTACCCGGTCAACTCCGGCTGATCCTCGCCATCGCATTGGTGCATGTCGTCGTGTGGTTTTCCTATTACAGCCAGCTTCCAGCAGGACAATACCCAGACGAGGCAGCACGCGAGACCCTACAAGCCGCGCAAAACCTGGCAATCGGGCTGCCCACCCAAACTTCGGGCAACACGCTCTACACTTACACGCTTTCGATCTTGGCGCGTTTTTTTGAAAGTAGCGAAAGCTTGGTCATCGCAGCCCGCACACTAAACGCCCTGGCGCTCATCCTATCAACCGGATATTGTGCCTCAGCTGCAGGACGCTACTGGCGGCGCAATCGAACCGTATGGATCGCGGGCCTACTGGTCGGGCTCAACCCAGTGCTAGTCTTCTGGGCGGGCCAAATTAGCCCGAGCTTGCTCGCCACCGCCTGCATGAGTGTCGCACTATGGCGAATGCTACGTTGGCTGCGTCGCCCAAAAGCCCGTGACAGTGTAGGCGTATCCATTTATCTGACACTCGCAGCAGCCTTTGAAACCTGCCTATTACCCCTGCCCTTGGTGTGGCCACTGCTGGCCTTCCTCTACCCACATCGCAAGCGCGTCATGCACGGGATTCTTGCGCTCGCCCCGCCGATCCTACTGTTGGGATTCGTTCTGGTATCTAGCTTACAACTACAGAGCCCGCTACTATGGAATTTTGATCAAATCGGCACCGGCATCTACAAAGCACTTGGCAACTTGGAAGGCTATGATGGTCGAAGCTTCGCACTCTACCGCGAACTGCACCTAATCTTGCTCTTCAACCCGATTCATTGGGGGCTGCTGCTCATTCTTGCAGGCTTAGGGATGTATGCACGCTTAAAAGACGGACACCGCGGAGACAACATTCTGCTGGCCGTCAGCATACTCGCCCTATTTGCGTTGAGCAGTGCCCTCAACGAGGGAGGTAGCCAAGCCCGTGCCACACTCATTCCACTACTTTCTCTTTTCGCAGCAGGTATCTCTCTGCTCCCAAAAATCTGGCGCCGTGCCAGTCAACGAACCCGACGAAAAATCCAAGTCGGAACTATACTGCTCGCGCTATTCGCCTACGCGGGCCATTTCACCGAAGATCAATCGCAAACTTGGGAGCGAGACTACATATATCTAGCCGAGGCGAATATACAGCTCGGCAACAATGACCGCGCCAGCACCTGGGCGGAAAAAGCACTGGAAATCAATCCCAACAATACAGAGATGCAAGAGGTCATAGTGATGGCGCAGTTCAACGATTGGGCCATGGGCACTCGTCAACGCAGCCTGCCAATCGAAGATATCAAAGCTTATCAAGAAACCAGTCAGCCAAATACTGCCAGTGCGACCACGCAGGCGATTTACGCAATTTACAAATATAAGCTGCGTGAATTGGAAGCCGCTCAGGCAATTTGGAAACTCCAGCGTGATGCCAGCGCACTGGCCCTACTCTGCCTCTATTGGACTGGCCAGATCGCTGAGATCACCCCAGGAGAAGCCAAAGCCTACGAAGGCCAACCTTACTACGAACTGCTAAGAGACGCGATTAAGGTCAACCGCAATGCACTCGAATATGGCAACACGGAAAAGCTACTCGATAATATACTCGCCTTCGCTTACTAA
- a CDS encoding UDP-N-acetylmuramoyl-tripeptide--D-alanyl-D-alanine ligase: MSQKIAEWSGGAWLNPPDGCMTGFCFDARQIQPGQCFVALSGGARDGHDFIEQAAQGGAMAAIVERAQPIALPQLQVRDSLCALAAIAAAVRSQFSKPVIAITGSCGKTSTKEMLRRLLGDDRTHATAGNWNNRIGVPMTLFGLDSAQHDFAVIEAGINQPHEMQALGQMIQADLNVLTNIGPAHLELLDSLENVAVEKSLLAKSAMPGSPVVLPAEVLQFPAYAQLADRAIALLQEGTPAPAVMPRAIVRYAIHTLDDAQQLILDGRKYRIASLSRGIARNAALAIIAASELGIAEADICKRIEAWRPTGSRGRIETFGEQTFYIDCYNANPSSMADALAAFRRSVSPDVAHLYILGGMNELGAHAAEHHYRIGNLLQLRSQDRVVFVGPDTLVHAYLAGALAAGLPASQLKCVDHIEKVKSIVAPFVGAIFLKGSRSYQLEKLLPPQDLVA; the protein is encoded by the coding sequence GTGTCACAGAAAATTGCCGAATGGTCGGGGGGGGCTTGGTTGAACCCACCAGACGGATGCATGACTGGTTTTTGTTTTGATGCGCGCCAGATTCAGCCGGGACAATGTTTTGTCGCTCTCAGTGGGGGTGCACGTGATGGTCACGATTTTATTGAGCAGGCGGCGCAGGGAGGTGCGATGGCTGCAATCGTTGAGAGAGCCCAGCCCATTGCACTGCCGCAGTTGCAAGTGAGGGACTCGCTGTGCGCGCTGGCTGCCATCGCGGCTGCCGTGCGTTCACAATTTAGCAAACCGGTGATCGCGATCACTGGAAGTTGCGGCAAGACATCGACCAAGGAAATGCTACGCAGGTTACTTGGCGATGACCGCACACATGCGACTGCAGGTAATTGGAATAATCGTATCGGTGTCCCTATGACACTTTTCGGGCTCGATTCCGCGCAGCATGACTTTGCTGTGATAGAAGCCGGTATCAATCAGCCGCATGAGATGCAGGCTCTAGGCCAGATGATCCAAGCGGACCTTAATGTGTTGACTAATATTGGTCCCGCTCATCTCGAATTGCTGGATAGTTTGGAGAATGTTGCAGTCGAGAAATCATTACTTGCAAAGTCTGCGATGCCGGGTTCTCCGGTTGTTTTACCTGCAGAGGTTTTACAATTTCCTGCTTATGCACAACTGGCTGATCGAGCGATTGCTTTGTTGCAAGAGGGGACGCCTGCACCCGCTGTCATGCCACGTGCGATTGTGCGTTATGCGATCCACACATTAGATGACGCGCAGCAACTTATATTGGATGGTCGTAAATACCGCATCGCCAGCCTGAGTCGAGGCATCGCCCGCAATGCGGCGCTCGCGATTATTGCAGCCAGCGAACTTGGAATCGCTGAAGCAGATATTTGTAAACGTATTGAAGCATGGCGCCCGACCGGGAGCCGTGGCCGTATCGAAACCTTTGGGGAGCAGACTTTTTACATTGATTGCTATAATGCAAATCCATCGTCGATGGCCGATGCACTTGCTGCATTTAGACGTAGTGTGTCGCCAGATGTCGCACACTTGTACATATTGGGTGGAATGAATGAATTAGGTGCCCACGCGGCGGAGCATCACTATCGCATTGGGAACTTACTGCAACTGCGCTCACAGGATCGCGTTGTATTTGTGGGACCAGATACACTTGTGCATGCGTACCTTGCAGGTGCACTGGCTGCAGGCCTGCCTGCTTCACAGCTGAAATGTGTCGACCATATAGAAAAAGTAAAATCCATCGTTGCTCCATTCGTCGGAGCCATCTTTCTCAAAGGCAGTCGCAGCTACCAATTAGAAAAACTGCTACCGCCTCAAGACCTTGTGGCTTAA
- the mraY gene encoding phospho-N-acetylmuramoyl-pentapeptide-transferase yields the protein MLSYLADFENIFGPLRLFRYLTLRAAFAGITAMGIGFILGPWIFAKLRELRAKQAFRDKDEVGELAELHASKAQTPTMGGLMICVSVVGSAVLWARPNVYVYTALFIYLGLTVIGFLDDYLKVTKANSKGLSGRWKLLGQAALTAVALILLLHEPETAAKMRELWVPFYKDVVISQMSLFILAPFLFLILAGSSNAINLTDGVDGLAIGCTVTAALAFAIMAYAAGNVIISDYLFISFIPGVGELAVVCAALLGASLAFLWYNCHPAEVFMGDTGSLALGGLIGIIAFMVHQPLTLIIVGGIFVMEAGSVILQVGSFKMRGKRIFRMSPIHHHFELKGWHENKVVIRFWILSLIFAMIGLATLKLR from the coding sequence ATGCTCTCTTATCTTGCAGACTTTGAAAATATCTTTGGTCCACTTCGTCTCTTTCGCTACCTGACATTGCGTGCGGCGTTTGCGGGAATTACGGCGATGGGAATTGGCTTTATATTGGGGCCATGGATTTTCGCCAAGCTGCGTGAGCTACGAGCCAAGCAAGCCTTTCGTGATAAAGATGAGGTCGGAGAGTTGGCTGAGCTGCATGCGAGTAAAGCGCAGACGCCCACCATGGGGGGGCTGATGATCTGTGTGTCCGTGGTCGGCAGTGCTGTACTGTGGGCGCGTCCCAATGTCTATGTATACACGGCTCTGTTTATTTATCTCGGACTGACAGTGATAGGTTTTCTCGATGACTATTTGAAAGTAACCAAGGCCAACAGTAAGGGATTGTCCGGGCGTTGGAAATTATTGGGGCAAGCTGCGCTCACCGCGGTCGCTTTAATCCTCTTGCTTCATGAACCTGAGACAGCCGCGAAAATGCGCGAACTGTGGGTCCCATTTTATAAGGATGTGGTGATTTCTCAGATGTCGCTTTTTATTCTAGCACCCTTTTTATTTCTGATACTCGCCGGATCCAGTAACGCGATTAATCTGACTGATGGTGTTGATGGGCTGGCAATTGGGTGCACCGTGACTGCGGCCTTGGCCTTTGCGATTATGGCCTATGCCGCGGGGAATGTGATTATCTCGGATTATCTATTTATTAGTTTTATTCCTGGTGTCGGTGAATTGGCTGTGGTTTGTGCAGCCTTGTTGGGAGCGAGTCTTGCATTCCTTTGGTATAACTGTCACCCCGCCGAAGTTTTCATGGGCGATACAGGATCCTTGGCACTTGGAGGTTTGATCGGGATCATTGCTTTTATGGTGCACCAGCCGCTTACATTGATCATCGTCGGCGGTATTTTTGTGATGGAAGCAGGCTCGGTGATTTTACAAGTCGGTTCATTTAAAATGCGCGGCAAGCGCATCTTTCGGATGTCTCCGATTCATCACCATTTTGAGCTCAAGGGCTGGCATGAGAATAAGGTCGTGATTCGCTTTTGGATACTGTCGTTGATCTTTGCGATGATTGGTTTGGCGACTCTCAAACTTCGTTAG
- a CDS encoding VTT domain-containing protein, producing MPATLALAISAQSLCSIWTYALAAGPLRDLLTRYVLRHRELPEMSDGNALRLGLIMRLTPGIPYALQNIVLGILGMRLRPYLLVSIPTTSLWTAGFVVTGGAIFKGQIGWAITGIVVLIVLILATRMWSRKNTENVG from the coding sequence ATACCAGCGACCTTGGCACTGGCAATCAGCGCACAAAGCCTGTGCAGCATTTGGACCTACGCATTGGCCGCGGGCCCTTTACGCGACCTACTCACGCGCTACGTATTACGCCATCGTGAGCTACCAGAAATGAGCGATGGCAACGCACTGCGCCTGGGTTTGATTATGCGGCTCACCCCAGGCATCCCCTATGCCTTACAAAATATCGTATTAGGCATACTAGGCATGCGCCTTCGCCCCTACTTACTGGTCTCCATCCCCACAACCAGCCTGTGGACCGCTGGCTTCGTGGTCACCGGCGGAGCTATATTCAAAGGGCAAATCGGCTGGGCAATCACTGGCATTGTCGTTTTAATTGTGCTCATTCTTGCCACACGTATGTGGAGTCGAAAGAATACTGAGAATGTTGGATAA
- a CDS encoding glutamate-5-semialdehyde dehydrogenase has translation MTSEQITELVVDIAKRARAASLELATLDTETKNRFLNDLAERLVAETDSIIAANAQDLETAKNLGLSQPMTERLTFTPERIEAMAEGVRQVAQLPDPVGVEIERLAPPKGFDLRKVRVPIGVIGIIYESRPNVTIDCAILCLKSGNASILRGGKEAFHSNMKLAGIIKETLRANDIHEDAVQFIPTTDRAALNVLLKQDDTIHCIIPRGGESLIRFTVENSRIPVIKHYTGVCSVYIDAAANADMAEKILINSKCQRPSVCNSAENLIIHQDAAALLPHLAKALHDQGVELRVDTHAKALLDGSGLPLVDASAEDFATEYTDLIISIAVVPDIKAAIELINANSSGHTESIVTDDAVAARRFLTAVDSAAVFHNASTRFSDGFEFGLGAEIGISTDRLHARGPMGLNELCTYKYIINGTGETR, from the coding sequence ATGACCTCTGAACAAATCACTGAACTCGTCGTCGACATCGCCAAGCGTGCACGCGCCGCGTCGCTAGAACTTGCGACGCTCGACACCGAAACAAAAAACCGCTTCCTCAATGATCTAGCCGAGCGCTTAGTCGCTGAGACAGACTCCATCATCGCCGCGAACGCACAAGATCTCGAAACGGCCAAAAACCTCGGCCTTTCGCAACCAATGACGGAGCGCCTCACCTTCACCCCCGAGCGTATCGAAGCAATGGCCGAAGGCGTGCGCCAAGTCGCCCAACTACCCGATCCTGTCGGAGTCGAAATCGAACGACTCGCTCCCCCTAAGGGCTTTGACTTGCGCAAGGTACGTGTGCCCATCGGCGTAATTGGTATTATCTACGAATCGCGGCCCAACGTCACCATCGACTGCGCCATCCTCTGTCTCAAGTCCGGCAACGCTTCCATCTTACGTGGAGGCAAAGAAGCCTTTCATAGTAACATGAAGTTGGCTGGAATTATTAAAGAGACACTACGTGCGAATGACATCCACGAAGACGCCGTTCAGTTCATCCCCACCACCGACCGCGCCGCACTCAACGTCTTACTCAAACAAGATGATACAATCCACTGCATCATCCCACGTGGTGGCGAGAGCCTGATCCGCTTTACCGTGGAAAACAGCCGCATCCCCGTAATCAAACACTACACGGGTGTTTGCAGCGTCTACATTGACGCGGCTGCCAATGCCGACATGGCCGAGAAGATTTTGATCAATTCGAAATGCCAACGCCCTAGCGTTTGTAACTCTGCCGAAAATTTAATCATTCACCAAGATGCCGCAGCTCTGTTGCCACACCTGGCTAAAGCCCTACATGATCAAGGTGTCGAATTACGCGTCGACACGCATGCAAAAGCCCTGCTTGACGGCAGCGGCTTGCCACTGGTTGATGCGAGCGCCGAAGACTTCGCGACCGAATACACCGATCTAATCATCTCAATCGCGGTCGTCCCCGACATCAAAGCTGCGATCGAATTAATCAACGCCAACAGCTCAGGGCACACCGAAAGTATTGTCACTGACGATGCCGTAGCCGCACGGCGTTTTCTGACAGCGGTGGACTCAGCAGCCGTCTTTCACAACGCATCGACTCGATTCTCCGATGGCTTCGAATTCGGGCTCGGCGCAGAGATAGGCATTTCAACCGACCGTTTGCATGCTCGCGGCCCCATGGGATTAAATGAGCTCTGCACCTATAAATACATCATAAACGGCACCGGCGAAACCCGCTAA
- a CDS encoding NUDIX hydrolase, producing the protein MTASLSGQEPPRWEIVNDRLLNACQVWDLRERRYRHPKTGKEGDFYYLDSRDWVIVVARTVAGELVLIRQFRWGSDELSWELPGGIIDAGEDVVTAGLRELQEETGYAAKSGRLIGRARPNPAILNNFCHVVLAEDVELSASGTDWDEHEEIEVRALPEATVMQWVREFKIGHALALNGLLFYQLDKA; encoded by the coding sequence ATGACTGCTAGCCTTTCTGGTCAGGAGCCGCCGCGATGGGAGATCGTGAATGATCGCTTGCTCAATGCATGTCAGGTTTGGGACTTGCGTGAGCGCCGCTATCGTCATCCTAAAACAGGTAAGGAGGGCGACTTTTACTATCTCGATTCACGGGATTGGGTGATCGTTGTTGCCCGAACGGTGGCGGGCGAGCTGGTGCTGATCCGGCAATTTCGTTGGGGCTCGGATGAACTCTCGTGGGAATTGCCCGGTGGCATCATTGATGCCGGTGAAGATGTGGTCACTGCTGGCCTGCGTGAATTGCAAGAAGAGACGGGCTACGCCGCTAAGAGTGGACGCTTGATCGGCCGTGCGCGTCCCAATCCGGCTATTTTAAATAATTTCTGCCATGTGGTTTTGGCGGAGGACGTAGAACTTAGTGCGAGCGGTACCGATTGGGATGAGCACGAGGAGATCGAGGTGCGCGCTTTACCTGAAGCCACCGTGATGCAGTGGGTGCGTGAGTTTAAGATCGGCCATGCGCTGGCTCTCAACGGCTTATTGTTTTACCAGTTGGATAAAGCTTAA
- the xseA gene encoding exodeoxyribonuclease VII large subunit: protein MLDNLLTPPAGQVIKVTALTRLIKAQLEDNFSRVWVQGEVSNLRKQSSGHIYFSLKDAGSQLPCALFARDAARQSFELKDGMEVQLLGDISVFEPHGRYQLIAKVAIQSGEGRLQMEFERLKRKLAAEGLFASERKKRLPALPRKIAVITSPTGAAVRDFLRILRRREFSGEVVIFPAKVQGKGAAEEVAAMLQHAAASPGFDLIVLTRGGGSIEDLWAFNEELLARAVAACPLPVISAIGHEIDTVLSDYAADQRAETPSGAAELISSLYIEAVARLEDAHSDLNAWIDNYLSEYRTRLRDFDARMRIIAPERKVQHFGMQLDDLENRLSRNLSRRISTEQQALAKYAQRIAEQHPKTRLGIAEQNLANCARRLQRATSLAAAHKQEKIHTLQHRLNNGSLQATLQRGYAVIQNSEGKIIDRAALAKKEAKLNARFHDGEIWLKTDV from the coding sequence ATGTTGGATAACTTACTCACACCTCCGGCCGGTCAAGTAATCAAGGTCACGGCTCTCACACGTCTGATTAAAGCTCAGCTAGAAGATAACTTTTCGCGAGTTTGGGTTCAGGGCGAAGTCTCCAACCTGCGCAAGCAAAGCTCCGGACATATTTATTTCTCACTCAAAGATGCAGGCAGCCAACTCCCCTGCGCGCTCTTCGCCCGCGATGCAGCCCGCCAAAGCTTCGAACTAAAGGACGGCATGGAAGTGCAGCTATTAGGCGACATTTCAGTCTTCGAACCACACGGCCGCTATCAATTGATTGCAAAAGTCGCCATTCAAAGCGGTGAAGGCCGCCTACAAATGGAATTTGAACGACTAAAGCGCAAGCTCGCCGCCGAAGGACTCTTTGCCTCCGAGCGTAAAAAAAGGCTCCCCGCATTACCACGCAAGATTGCGGTGATTACCTCCCCCACTGGCGCTGCAGTACGAGATTTCCTACGCATACTCCGGCGACGCGAATTTTCTGGTGAAGTCGTCATTTTTCCCGCAAAAGTCCAGGGCAAAGGGGCCGCCGAGGAAGTGGCTGCAATGTTGCAACATGCAGCTGCCAGCCCAGGTTTTGACCTGATAGTTCTCACACGGGGCGGTGGTAGTATCGAAGACTTGTGGGCCTTTAATGAAGAACTGCTCGCGCGGGCAGTGGCCGCATGTCCATTGCCAGTCATTTCAGCAATTGGCCACGAAATCGACACCGTATTAAGCGATTATGCCGCCGACCAACGGGCCGAAACACCCTCTGGCGCAGCCGAGCTCATCTCTTCACTTTACATCGAAGCCGTCGCTCGCCTAGAAGATGCACACAGCGATTTAAACGCGTGGATAGACAATTATCTGTCAGAATACCGCACCCGTCTACGAGATTTCGATGCACGCATGCGTATCATCGCCCCCGAGCGTAAAGTACAGCACTTTGGTATGCAGCTCGATGACTTGGAAAACCGCCTCAGTCGCAATTTATCGCGGCGTATAAGCACCGAACAGCAAGCACTCGCAAAATACGCTCAACGGATCGCAGAACAACACCCGAAAACAAGACTCGGCATCGCCGAGCAAAACCTAGCCAATTGCGCCCGACGCTTGCAGCGCGCAACTTCACTCGCCGCAGCCCACAAACAGGAAAAGATCCACACCCTGCAACATCGCCTCAACAACGGAAGCTTACAGGCCACATTACAACGGGGCTACGCCGTCATCCAAAACAGCGAAGGAAAAATCATCGACCGAGCTGCTCTCGCTAAAAAGGAAGCTAAACTAAACGCTCGTTTCCATGATGGCGAAATTTGGCTCAAAACAGACGTTTAA
- a CDS encoding DUF3568 family protein has protein sequence MKATLITLLAICAMIVTGCTTPVAIDPQTGQEQLAEYRAGYLYAPLDAPIRTIFKTAIREIDAMGYFRTGELHKETAITIYARKVGDEKITLRIKQTAEGQSQIRIRVGKLGDLAESQNIYARIRDAL, from the coding sequence ATGAAAGCAACACTCATTACACTCCTCGCAATTTGCGCTATGATCGTCACTGGTTGCACGACCCCAGTAGCAATCGACCCTCAAACGGGGCAAGAACAACTCGCTGAATACCGCGCGGGTTACCTCTATGCACCACTGGATGCGCCGATTCGCACAATTTTCAAAACAGCCATCCGCGAGATCGATGCGATGGGCTATTTCCGCACAGGTGAACTGCACAAAGAAACAGCGATCACCATCTACGCACGCAAAGTTGGCGACGAAAAAATCACCCTTCGCATCAAGCAAACAGCCGAGGGCCAATCTCAAATCCGCATCCGCGTAGGCAAGCTCGGCGACCTTGCGGAGTCTCAAAACATCTACGCGCGCATCCGCGACGCACTGTAA
- a CDS encoding LysM peptidoglycan-binding domain-containing protein produces the protein MEEDNEPTGASMVPLALALLAIVLGGAGLYFGLNANQRITPLTESVDEGSSAAARIDKQLASLDTRIDELTAQNLKLKETIQRLGRESSQTLRLANQAGSGVESNRDELIKLAQKMSELASTGVRPAASARPSSAATTSAAPAVTDSVSAEGEQAQPAENHGAGAIYKIQSGDTFAKIASLKGVSLDALLTANPDADPRRLRIGQEITIPAN, from the coding sequence ATGGAAGAAGATAACGAACCTACGGGTGCCTCAATGGTGCCACTTGCACTTGCTTTGCTCGCCATTGTCCTCGGTGGTGCGGGCCTGTATTTTGGGCTGAATGCCAATCAGCGGATTACGCCTCTGACCGAGTCGGTCGATGAGGGCAGCAGTGCGGCCGCTCGTATTGATAAACAACTTGCAAGTCTGGATACGCGAATCGATGAATTGACGGCTCAAAATCTGAAGCTTAAGGAGACCATCCAGCGCCTGGGGCGCGAGAGCTCTCAAACGCTTCGCTTGGCGAATCAAGCTGGCTCTGGTGTGGAGTCCAATCGAGATGAACTCATTAAGCTTGCACAAAAAATGAGCGAATTAGCCAGTACCGGGGTGCGTCCCGCTGCTTCAGCTCGTCCTAGCTCTGCAGCGACGACTTCCGCGGCTCCTGCGGTTACCGATTCCGTGAGTGCGGAGGGGGAGCAGGCACAGCCTGCTGAGAATCATGGAGCGGGGGCGATCTATAAAATTCAGTCCGGTGACACATTTGCCAAAATCGCAAGCCTCAAGGGAGTGAGCCTCGATGCCTTGCTGACTGCGAATCCTGATGCCGACCCTCGGCGTCTGCGTATTGGGCAGGAAATTACCATCCCGGCGAACTAA